A window of the Gasterosteus aculeatus chromosome 21, fGasAcu3.hap1.1, whole genome shotgun sequence genome harbors these coding sequences:
- the hnf4g gene encoding hepatocyte nuclear factor 4-gamma isoform X2, which yields MHIPGRRRDTDSMPIEPGLSVGPDGVSSNCAICGDKATGKHYGASSCDGCKGFFRRSIRKSHVYTCRFSRQCVVDKDKRNQCRFCRLNKCFRAGMKKEAVQNERDRISSRRSIPDTQDMPPITILAQAESLSQQITAPLAVADASEQKPATVGDACDSMRQQLLVLVEWAKYIPAFGELPLDDQVSLLRAHAGEHLLLGVAKRSMPFKDFLLLGSGCVIHRNSPEQEMYKVANRVLDELVRPFQDIQIDDNEYAALKAIVFFDPDAKSLRDPMKIKAIRLQVQMSLEDYINDRQYDSRGRFGELLLLLPTLQSITWQMIEQLQFIKLCGLAKIDNLLHEMLLGGLTSEPTHLHHPAHTQLAQDPLTGHTLVISTLPVAHTTQIASPDTPIPSPPQGPAPEKYKHFSHPLCPPASPSPPTQTDL from the exons ATGCACATCCCGGGCAGACGCAGAGACACAG ACAGCATGCCAATAGAGCCAGGCCTGTCAGTCGGTCCAGACGGAGTCAGCAGTAATTGTGCCATCTGTGGAGACAAGGCCACAGGAAAACACTATGGAGCCTCCAGCTGCGACGGCTGTAAGGGCTTCTTCAGACGCTCCATACGCAAGAGCCATGTGTACACCTGCAG GTTCAGCAGACAATGCGTCGTGGATAAAGATAAGAGGAACCAATGTCGTTTCTGCAGACTCAACAAATGCTTCAGGGCTGGCATGAAGAAAGAAG CTGTACAGAACGAGCGGGATCGGATCAGCTCCAGAAGAAGTATCCCCGACACCCAGGACATGCCACCCATTACCATTTTGGCCCAAGCTGAATCACTGTCCCAACAG ATCACGGCTCCACTTGCAGTAGCAGACGCATCAGAGCAGAAGCCAGCGACAGTGGGAGATGCATGTGACTCTATGAGACAACAGTTATTGGTCCTGGTGGAATGGGCCAAGTACATTCCTGCATTTGGGGAACTGCCACTGGATGACCAG gtGAGTTTGCTCAGGGCTCATGCAGGTGAGCACCTTTTGCTTGGTGTCGCCAAAAGGTCAATGCCATTCAAGGACTTCCTGCTTTTAG GTAGTGGCTGTGTGATCCACAGGAACAGTCCTGAGCAAGAGATGTACAAGGTAGCCAACCGGGTGCTGGACGAGCTGGTGCGGCCCTTCCAGGACATTCAAATAGACGACAACGAGTATGCAGCGCTCAAGGCTATTGTCTTCTTTGACCCGG ATGCAAAGTCTTTGCGGGACCCGATGAAGATTAAGGCCATTCGTCTTCAG gtccAGATGAGTCTGGAAGACTACATTAATGACCGTCAGTATGACTCCAGGGGTCGTTTCGGCGAGCTCTTACTCCTGCTGCCCACCCTGCAGAGCATCACCTGGCAGATGATCGAACAGCTTCAGTTCATTAAGCTCTGTGGCCTGGCCAAGATAGACAACCTGCTGCATGAGATGCTGCTGGGAG GTCTCACGTCAGAGCCCACACACCTGCACCACCCGGCACACACCCAGCTGGCCCAGGACCCTTTGACCGGACACACACTGGTCATCAGCACCCTGCCTGTCGCTCACACCACACAGATAG cctCTCCAGATACCCCcatcccctcacccccccaggGTCCTGCCCCAGAGAAGTACAAACACTTTTCCCATCCTCTTTGTCCTCCGGCCAGCCCCTCTCCTCCTACGCAGACAGATctctga
- the hnf4g gene encoding hepatocyte nuclear factor 4-gamma isoform X1: MKYHSAPQSKSLLEMEEANYCEGLDPSYSTLGFENAEVLCGGGGDSMPIEPGLSVGPDGVSSNCAICGDKATGKHYGASSCDGCKGFFRRSIRKSHVYTCRFSRQCVVDKDKRNQCRFCRLNKCFRAGMKKEAVQNERDRISSRRSIPDTQDMPPITILAQAESLSQQITAPLAVADASEQKPATVGDACDSMRQQLLVLVEWAKYIPAFGELPLDDQVSLLRAHAGEHLLLGVAKRSMPFKDFLLLGSGCVIHRNSPEQEMYKVANRVLDELVRPFQDIQIDDNEYAALKAIVFFDPDAKSLRDPMKIKAIRLQVQMSLEDYINDRQYDSRGRFGELLLLLPTLQSITWQMIEQLQFIKLCGLAKIDNLLHEMLLGGLTSEPTHLHHPAHTQLAQDPLTGHTLVISTLPVAHTTQIASPDTPIPSPPQGPAPEKYKHFSHPLCPPASPSPPTQTDL; this comes from the exons ATGAAGTATCATTCCGCTCCTCAGAGTAAGTCTCTGTTAGAAATGGAAGAGGCAAACTATTGTGAAGGCCTGGATCCCTCATACAGCACACTGGGCTTTGAGAACGCAGAGGTgctctgtggaggaggaggag ACAGCATGCCAATAGAGCCAGGCCTGTCAGTCGGTCCAGACGGAGTCAGCAGTAATTGTGCCATCTGTGGAGACAAGGCCACAGGAAAACACTATGGAGCCTCCAGCTGCGACGGCTGTAAGGGCTTCTTCAGACGCTCCATACGCAAGAGCCATGTGTACACCTGCAG GTTCAGCAGACAATGCGTCGTGGATAAAGATAAGAGGAACCAATGTCGTTTCTGCAGACTCAACAAATGCTTCAGGGCTGGCATGAAGAAAGAAG CTGTACAGAACGAGCGGGATCGGATCAGCTCCAGAAGAAGTATCCCCGACACCCAGGACATGCCACCCATTACCATTTTGGCCCAAGCTGAATCACTGTCCCAACAG ATCACGGCTCCACTTGCAGTAGCAGACGCATCAGAGCAGAAGCCAGCGACAGTGGGAGATGCATGTGACTCTATGAGACAACAGTTATTGGTCCTGGTGGAATGGGCCAAGTACATTCCTGCATTTGGGGAACTGCCACTGGATGACCAG gtGAGTTTGCTCAGGGCTCATGCAGGTGAGCACCTTTTGCTTGGTGTCGCCAAAAGGTCAATGCCATTCAAGGACTTCCTGCTTTTAG GTAGTGGCTGTGTGATCCACAGGAACAGTCCTGAGCAAGAGATGTACAAGGTAGCCAACCGGGTGCTGGACGAGCTGGTGCGGCCCTTCCAGGACATTCAAATAGACGACAACGAGTATGCAGCGCTCAAGGCTATTGTCTTCTTTGACCCGG ATGCAAAGTCTTTGCGGGACCCGATGAAGATTAAGGCCATTCGTCTTCAG gtccAGATGAGTCTGGAAGACTACATTAATGACCGTCAGTATGACTCCAGGGGTCGTTTCGGCGAGCTCTTACTCCTGCTGCCCACCCTGCAGAGCATCACCTGGCAGATGATCGAACAGCTTCAGTTCATTAAGCTCTGTGGCCTGGCCAAGATAGACAACCTGCTGCATGAGATGCTGCTGGGAG GTCTCACGTCAGAGCCCACACACCTGCACCACCCGGCACACACCCAGCTGGCCCAGGACCCTTTGACCGGACACACACTGGTCATCAGCACCCTGCCTGTCGCTCACACCACACAGATAG cctCTCCAGATACCCCcatcccctcacccccccaggGTCCTGCCCCAGAGAAGTACAAACACTTTTCCCATCCTCTTTGTCCTCCGGCCAGCCCCTCTCCTCCTACGCAGACAGATctctga